In Longimicrobium sp., the following proteins share a genomic window:
- a CDS encoding DUF3011 domain-containing protein, whose protein sequence is MIRKAALALSSLAIAGLLALSPSGAEAQTTITCESRGHDRAYCAADTRGGVRLVRQLSDARCESGRSWGADRSGIWVSQGCRGQFAVGSTYGGGQWGGSGRGDGRYGDRDGRYGGRDGRYDGRDRRYDDRDNRYDHRSRRAMEERAERVCRAAVGERLRNIRRSDVRADYRGRDRAGNLVVRWDANRVDGSCIVSTGGRVLDIRYDRRR, encoded by the coding sequence ATGATTCGCAAAGCAGCGCTGGCCCTGTCGTCGCTCGCCATCGCGGGCCTTCTCGCCCTCAGCCCGAGCGGGGCGGAGGCACAGACCACCATCACCTGCGAGAGCAGGGGGCACGACCGCGCCTACTGCGCCGCGGACACCCGCGGCGGCGTGCGCCTGGTTCGCCAGCTCAGCGATGCGCGCTGCGAGAGCGGGCGAAGCTGGGGCGCGGACCGGAGCGGGATCTGGGTGTCGCAGGGGTGCCGGGGGCAGTTCGCGGTCGGGAGCACGTACGGAGGCGGGCAGTGGGGTGGCAGCGGCCGCGGCGACGGACGGTACGGCGATCGCGACGGACGCTACGGCGGGCGTGACGGACGCTACGATGGACGTGATCGACGCTACGACGACCGTGACAACCGCTACGACCACCGCTCGCGCCGCGCCATGGAGGAGCGGGCGGAGCGCGTCTGCCGGGCCGCGGTGGGCGAGCGGCTCCGCAACATCCGCCGCAGCGACGTACGCGCCGACTACCGCGGCAGGGACCGCGCCGGCAACCTCGTGGTGCGCTGGGACGCCAACCGCGTCGACGGAAGCTGCATCGTGAGCACCGGCGGCCGCGTGCTCGACATCCGCTACGACCGGCGCCGATAG